Proteins encoded by one window of Anopheles maculipalpis chromosome 2RL, idAnoMacuDA_375_x, whole genome shotgun sequence:
- the LOC126559288 gene encoding pro-resilin has product MKFLCVAVCLAVMCIESLAQNNQYLPPDKGYAYDKPNQPFPSSPQPQNVPRPQPTPGRPAPSYGPPAQDDHHHEPGMPFDFQYNVNDIETQNDYSHKAVSDGDVTRGEYRVQLPDGRTQVVRYTADWKNGYNAEVSYEGEAKYPEGPGQGGANAGGYKY; this is encoded by the exons ATGAAGTTTCTG TGCGTCGCTGTTTGCCTTGCCGTGATGTGTATTGAATCACTAGCTCAAAACAATCAATACCTGCCTCCTGACAAGGGTTATGCCTACGACAAGCCGAACCAGCCATTCCCTTCATCCCCTCAACCTCAGAATGTTCCACGACCGCAGCCCACTCCCGGTCGTCCAGCACCTTCATACGGTCCTCCCGCTCAGGACGAT CACcaccatgaacctggaatgcCTTTCGATTTCCAGTATAACGTGAATGACATTGAAACCCAAAATGATTACTCTCACAAGGCAGTAAGTGACGGCGATGTGACACGCGGCGAATACCGCGTTCAGCTTCCTGACGGACGTACGCAAGTGGTGCGTTATACTGCTGACTGGAAGAATGGCTACAATGCTGAG GTATCGTACGAAGGTGAAGCCAAATATCCAGAAGGTCCTGGACAGGGTGGTGCCAATGCAGGTGGATACAAATACTAG
- the LOC126558683 gene encoding histidine-rich glycoprotein-like — protein sequence MLKLPKCACVLKHCCYILFVSVIMRVEAEAPINSYLPPAHGHGHGGEGGHHDDHHTDLVPPSSSYGTPDSSYGPPHHQSGFHPDHHEYEDHHDHHDNHDDSGSFEDEPAKYEFSYEVDDEDADLSFGHEEMRDGDYTTGKYNVLLPDGRRQIVEYEADHKGYRPKITYEGGDEHPHHHDHPHEHGHDHGHGGYSKETPHTQLGYPRESHHDFEHNGIAHGSNEYDSHGHDNGHSRADHGIHDGHRGYDSNAHDNHGNGHGHGHGHGHNGHNGHNGHHHNGHNGHHRRRSSNAYNHQHPSNHHSNDNHRHNGYH from the exons ATGCTAAAATTACCAAAATGTGCATGTGTGCTAAAG CATTGCTGCTATATTCTGTTCGTTTCCGTAATTATGCGAGTTGAGGCCGAGGCTCCAATCAACTCCTACTTACCGCCTGCTCATGGTCATGGTCACGGTGGAGAAGGTGGGCATCATGATGATCACCATACAGACTTAGTACCACCATCCAGCAGTTACGGAACACCCGATTCGAGTTACGGTCCGCCTCATCACCAGTCTGGTTTTCATCCGGATCATCACGAGTACGAGGACCATCACGATCACCATGATAACCACGATGATAGTGGATCCTTTGAAGAT GAACCGGCTAAGTATGAATTTAGCTACGAAGTAGATGACGAAGACGCGGATCTGTCTTTCGGGCATGAAGAAATGCGTGATGGAGATTACACCACTGGAAAATATAACGTATTGCTTCCTGATGGCCGTCGGCAG ATTGTAGAGTATGAGGCGGATCATAAGGGATATAGGCCGAAGATAACGTACGAAGGAGGTGATGAACATCCACATCACCATGACCATCCTCATGAACATGGACACGATCATGGACATGGAGGATATTCAAAGGAAACTCCACACACTCAACTGGGCTATCCTAGGGAATCGCATCATGATTTTGAGCACAATGGTATTGCGCACGGTTCGAACGAGTACGATTCACATGGGCACGATAACGGACATAGCCGAGCTGATCACGGAATTCACGATGGGCATCGAGGTTATGACAGCAATGCACACGATAACCATGGCAACGGGCACGGCCATGGACACGGGCACGGACATAACGGACACAACGGTCATAACGGTCATCACCATAATGGCCATAATGGTCATCATCGCAGAAGAAGCAGTAACGCATACAACCATCAACACCCGTCAAATCACCACAGTAATGATAATCATCGTCACAATGGATACCACTAA
- the LOC126567316 gene encoding uncharacterized protein LOC126567316, with product MKSKHSVILGIAIFLFIQHNLAVSDRDYDLKITKFMCIDTPYKRSVLHYCKTIARRDQPTMLNLSITVPESFNYLKMRFSAEYKFSTYRPFLFDLEIEACEFVSQKNRDPASEIAYKVVFARISSIAKRCPHGNRTYSVEYWVDKQTLPKSLPAGDYRLTIAFIFKDNTTLLKLQTYGIIRRMGVFRSMIEW from the exons ATGAAGTCTAAACACAGCGTAATACTGGGAATAgcgatatttttgtttattcaacaTAATCTAGCTGTAAGCGATAGAGACTATGATCTCAAAATTACCAAGTTCATGTGCATTGATACACCTTATAAGCGAAGTGTGCTTCattattgcaaaacaataGCTCGCCGTGATCAACCAACTATGTTAAATTTGTCAATAACAGTTCCCGAAAGCTTCAACTATTTGAAAATGAGATTTAGTGCGGAGTACAAATTTTCCACTTATCGCCCCTTTCTATTCGATTTAGAAATAGAGGCGTGCGAATTTGTGTCACAAAAAAATCGAGATCCTGCTTCAGAAATTGCATACAAGGTGGTGTTTGCGAGGATTAGTAGTATCGCTAAACGATGTCCGCATGGT AATCGTACATACAGCGTTGAATATTGGGTGGATAAACAAACTCTTCCAAAATCTCTTCCTGCTGGCGACTATCGATTAACTATAGCTTTCATTTTCAAAGACAACACAACCTTGCTTAAGCTTCAAACTTATGGTATAATTAGAAGAATGGGAGTTTTTCGCTCCATGATTGAATGGTGA
- the LOC126559159 gene encoding pro-resilin-like isoform X2 — protein MEFFVVVAAICLAALATAEPPAPRNGFTSPSSNYLPPNQSFNGNNGYNYNSNDNGYNYPSGSNGGNYPAPSQQYGAPSGNGANGGYNYEDANAQPAKYSFEYNLQDFASGNDFGHMESRDGDRTVGRYYVLLPDGRKQVVNYEADQNGYRPTITYEDVGTGNGANGNNGGYGGNGQFNGYQ, from the exons ATGGAG TTCTTCGTTGTTGTCGCCGCAATCTGCTTGGCTGCACTAGCCACAGCAGAGCCACCTGCCCCACGCAACGGCTTTACATCTCCTTCGAGCAACTATCTGCCGCCTAACCAATCGTTCAATGGGAATAACGGTTACAACTATAACTCAAACGACAATGGTTACAACTACCCCTCGGGCTCCAACGGCGGAAACTATCCTGCCCCATCCCAGCAGTACGGAGCACCCTCTGGTAACGGCGCCAACGGCGGATACAACTACGAGGACGCTAATGCTCAACCTGCCAAATATTCGTTCGAGTACAACTTGCAGGACTTTGCCTCCGGCAACGACTTCGGACACATGGAGTCTCGTGATGGCGACCGAACCGTTGGACGCTACTATGTCCTCCTTCCCGACGGTCGCAAGCAA GTTGTAAACTACGAAGCCGATCAAAACGGATACCGTCCAACCATCACCTATGAAGATGTTGGAACTGGAAACGGAGCTAATGGTAACAATGGTGGATACGGAGGAAACGGTCAGTTCAACGGTTACCAATAA
- the LOC126559159 gene encoding pro-resilin-like isoform X1, whose protein sequence is MKQKIFTSNRNFFVVVAAICLAALATAEPPAPRNGFTSPSSNYLPPNQSFNGNNGYNYNSNDNGYNYPSGSNGGNYPAPSQQYGAPSGNGANGGYNYEDANAQPAKYSFEYNLQDFASGNDFGHMESRDGDRTVGRYYVLLPDGRKQVVNYEADQNGYRPTITYEDVGTGNGANGNNGGYGGNGQFNGYQ, encoded by the exons ATGAAGCAAAAGATCTTCACTTCAAACCGAAAC TTCTTCGTTGTTGTCGCCGCAATCTGCTTGGCTGCACTAGCCACAGCAGAGCCACCTGCCCCACGCAACGGCTTTACATCTCCTTCGAGCAACTATCTGCCGCCTAACCAATCGTTCAATGGGAATAACGGTTACAACTATAACTCAAACGACAATGGTTACAACTACCCCTCGGGCTCCAACGGCGGAAACTATCCTGCCCCATCCCAGCAGTACGGAGCACCCTCTGGTAACGGCGCCAACGGCGGATACAACTACGAGGACGCTAATGCTCAACCTGCCAAATATTCGTTCGAGTACAACTTGCAGGACTTTGCCTCCGGCAACGACTTCGGACACATGGAGTCTCGTGATGGCGACCGAACCGTTGGACGCTACTATGTCCTCCTTCCCGACGGTCGCAAGCAA GTTGTAAACTACGAAGCCGATCAAAACGGATACCGTCCAACCATCACCTATGAAGATGTTGGAACTGGAAACGGAGCTAATGGTAACAATGGTGGATACGGAGGAAACGGTCAGTTCAACGGTTACCAATAA